Proteins encoded within one genomic window of Spirulina major PCC 6313:
- a CDS encoding circadian clock KaiB family protein, whose amino-acid sequence MPEQFKGIVLFTPAGDLIYTIDETKQRRWHSHLCAALQELLGLTAPPHFLVPFYTATVDRWWDTQLQCLRTVAEVYPFVARYQALLNTIFQTPDLRWDVMPVQQEGANPQIIASYRDHFSPLWEEHNLIVSYDQWQDHDYHDDVVAMPPKPDSPTSPLIQNYVLRLFVSGDNTLTERTLHQLHELLEENLSAPYTLKVIDIFKHPDLAEVDHISATPTLIRVWPLPVRRIVGEFTNPQRLLQVLTATPRED is encoded by the coding sequence AAGCAACGGCGATGGCATAGTCATTTGTGCGCCGCGTTACAAGAGTTATTGGGGTTAACGGCTCCGCCCCATTTTCTTGTCCCGTTTTATACGGCGACGGTGGATCGCTGGTGGGATACTCAGTTGCAATGTCTGCGTACGGTGGCGGAGGTGTATCCGTTCGTGGCACGATATCAGGCCTTACTGAATACGATTTTTCAAACCCCGGATCTACGCTGGGATGTGATGCCAGTCCAGCAAGAGGGGGCTAATCCTCAAATCATCGCTAGCTATCGGGATCACTTTTCTCCTCTGTGGGAAGAGCACAATCTCATTGTGTCCTATGATCAGTGGCAAGACCATGACTATCATGATGATGTTGTTGCGATGCCCCCTAAGCCTGATTCACCCACTTCGCCGTTAATCCAAAATTATGTGTTGCGGCTGTTTGTCTCAGGGGATAACACGCTGACGGAGCGAACATTGCACCAACTGCATGAACTGCTAGAGGAAAATTTATCAGCACCCTATACCCTGAAGGTGATTGATATTTTCAAGCACCCTGATTTGGCGGAGGTGGATCATATTTCGGCAACTCCGACGCTGATTCGGGTTTGGCCGCTGCCGGTGCGGCGGATTGTGGGGGAGTTTACTAATCCGCAGCGGTTGCTCCAGGTTTTGACGGCTACGCCACGGGAGGACTGA
- the fabF gene encoding beta-ketoacyl-ACP synthase II codes for MTNFQRKRVVITGLGAITPIGNTLSDYWGGLMAGRNGIDTITGFDASRHACQIAGEVKGFDPHHYLDRKDAKRMDRFAQFGVCASQQAIADAQLIIDELNADHVGVLIGTGIGGLKVMEDQQEVLLTKGPSRCSPFMIPTMIANMAAGLTAIHTGAKGPNSCVVTACAAGSHAIGDAFRMVQGGYAKAMICGGTEAAITPLSFAGFASAKALSTRNDDPAHACRPFDRGRDGFVMGEGAGILILEELDHAQARGAQIYAEIVGYGMTCDAYHMTSPVPDGHGATRAIELAMKDGGIVPEQVSYVNAHGTSTPANDVTETRAIKKALGAHAKNILVSSTKSMTGHLLGGSGGIEAVAAVMAIAHDRVPPTINLTDPDPDCDLDYVADGSREYPVDVVLSNSFGFGGHNATLAFRKYQA; via the coding sequence ATGACAAACTTCCAACGCAAACGAGTCGTCATCACTGGACTTGGCGCAATTACACCGATTGGTAATACCCTGTCTGATTATTGGGGTGGGTTAATGGCTGGCCGCAATGGTATTGACACGATTACCGGGTTTGATGCCTCACGCCACGCTTGCCAGATTGCCGGTGAAGTCAAGGGGTTTGATCCTCACCACTATCTTGATCGCAAAGATGCCAAGCGGATGGATCGTTTTGCTCAGTTTGGGGTTTGTGCCAGTCAGCAGGCGATCGCAGATGCTCAACTCATCATTGACGAGTTGAATGCAGATCACGTTGGTGTTTTGATTGGCACGGGGATTGGGGGACTCAAGGTGATGGAAGATCAACAGGAAGTGTTGCTCACGAAGGGGCCATCCCGCTGTAGCCCCTTTATGATCCCCACGATGATTGCCAATATGGCCGCTGGCTTAACGGCAATTCATACCGGCGCTAAAGGCCCAAATTCCTGTGTGGTCACGGCCTGCGCTGCTGGATCGCACGCGATTGGGGATGCCTTTCGGATGGTGCAGGGCGGCTACGCGAAAGCCATGATCTGCGGGGGGACTGAAGCTGCAATCACCCCCCTTTCCTTCGCAGGCTTTGCGTCCGCGAAAGCCCTCTCCACGCGCAATGATGATCCCGCCCATGCCTGCCGTCCCTTTGATCGCGGTCGCGATGGGTTTGTGATGGGCGAAGGGGCTGGAATTTTGATTTTAGAAGAACTCGACCATGCCCAAGCACGAGGAGCACAGATCTACGCTGAGATTGTGGGGTATGGGATGACCTGTGATGCCTACCATATGACCTCGCCGGTTCCCGATGGCCATGGTGCGACTCGTGCGATCGAGCTAGCCATGAAAGATGGTGGCATTGTGCCTGAGCAGGTGAGCTATGTGAATGCCCACGGCACGAGCACCCCCGCCAATGATGTGACCGAAACGCGAGCTATTAAGAAAGCGTTAGGGGCCCATGCGAAAAATATCCTGGTCAGTTCCACGAAGTCGATGACGGGGCATCTGTTGGGCGGTTCCGGTGGGATTGAAGCGGTGGCGGCGGTGATGGCGATCGCTCACGATCGCGTTCCCCCCACGATCAACCTCACTGACCCCGACCCCGACTGTGATTTAGACTATGTTGCCGATGGCAGCCGGGAGTACCCAGTGGATGTCGTACTCTCGAACTCCTTTGGGTTTGGCGGTCACAATGCCACCCTCGCGTTCCGGAAATACCAAGCCTAA
- the acpP gene encoding acyl carrier protein: protein MANEEIFSRVIKVVVEQLEVDRDAVRSESKFTDDLGADSLDTVELVMALEEEFDVEIPDDVAEQIDTVGKAVEHIAAAAASA from the coding sequence ATGGCTAATGAAGAAATTTTTAGCAGAGTCATAAAAGTTGTCGTTGAGCAACTAGAAGTTGACAGAGATGCAGTGCGATCGGAATCAAAATTCACAGATGATCTCGGTGCAGATTCCCTCGACACTGTTGAATTGGTGATGGCACTAGAAGAAGAATTTGACGTTGAAATTCCCGACGATGTGGCTGAACAAATTGACACCGTCGGCAAGGCCGTCGAGCATATTGCGGCGGCTGCTGCATCGGCCTAA
- a CDS encoding CoB--CoM heterodisulfide reductase iron-sulfur subunit B family protein, whose translation MPALPLRYAYFPGCVAQGACRELYQSTAAVTAALGIELLELKKAACCGSGTYKEDSQLLEDTVNARNIALAETLNLPLLTHCSTCQGVIGHVDERLKAAQEDDPAYLEQVNQFLTQEGCSPYRGTSEVKHLLWVLVGDYGLEALRERVVRSLSGLRCGAFYGCYLLRPLSTLPYDDPVAPRSLESVIEAVGATAVDYPGRTQCCGWPISSYATETSFQMAGKHLQSAIAAGMDCLVTPCPLCHLNLESRQPEIEKVIGASLNLPVLHLPQLVGLALGLDPAVLGLERHVVSLQPVLEKLRLAAA comes from the coding sequence ATGCCTGCTTTGCCGCTTCGTTATGCCTATTTTCCCGGTTGTGTCGCTCAGGGAGCTTGCCGCGAACTGTATCAATCCACGGCTGCGGTGACTGCGGCGTTGGGCATTGAGCTTTTGGAGTTAAAAAAGGCGGCCTGTTGCGGTTCCGGAACCTATAAAGAGGACTCCCAACTGTTGGAGGATACGGTGAATGCCCGTAATATTGCCTTGGCTGAGACCTTGAATTTGCCGCTGTTGACCCATTGCAGCACCTGTCAGGGGGTGATTGGCCATGTGGATGAACGGCTGAAGGCGGCCCAAGAGGATGATCCGGCTTATTTAGAACAGGTGAATCAGTTTTTGACGCAGGAAGGGTGTTCGCCCTATCGCGGCACGAGTGAGGTGAAGCATTTGTTGTGGGTGTTGGTGGGGGATTATGGGTTGGAGGCGTTGCGGGAGCGGGTGGTGCGATCGCTGTCTGGCCTCCGCTGTGGTGCGTTCTATGGTTGTTATTTGCTGCGCCCCTTGAGCACCCTGCCCTACGATGATCCTGTTGCGCCTCGATCATTAGAATCGGTGATCGAAGCGGTGGGGGCGACGGCGGTGGACTATCCGGGCCGGACACAATGCTGCGGCTGGCCGATTTCGAGCTATGCCACGGAAACCTCCTTTCAGATGGCGGGGAAACATTTGCAGTCAGCGATCGCCGCCGGGATGGACTGCCTCGTTACCCCCTGCCCCCTGTGCCATCTCAACTTAGAATCTCGGCAACCGGAAATCGAAAAGGTGATCGGCGCATCCCTTAACTTGCCCGTGCTGCACCTGCCGCAGTTGGTGGGGTTGGCCCTGGGGTTAGATCCGGCGGTGTTGGGGTTAGAGCGTCATGTGGTGTCGCTGCAACCGGTGTTAGAAAAATTGCGACTCGCAGCGGCCTAG
- a CDS encoding GNAT family N-acetyltransferase has protein sequence MIRLAVPADLPAIVEIYNATIPSRQVTADTEPITVASREEWFVEHRPDRYPLWVWCDAQAQVGGWVSVQAFYGRPAYAATVELSLYIAPTHQRQGIGTQLLDHGLAEWPRLGIQTLLGFVFAHNEPSLRLLERFQFREWGYLPRVAQLDGCDRDLVILGRRLTP, from the coding sequence ATGATTCGTCTTGCCGTTCCTGCTGATCTGCCTGCGATCGTCGAGATTTACAACGCCACGATCCCCAGTCGTCAAGTTACCGCCGACACGGAACCCATCACCGTAGCCAGTCGGGAAGAGTGGTTTGTCGAACATCGGCCTGATCGCTACCCCCTGTGGGTGTGGTGTGATGCCCAAGCGCAGGTGGGGGGATGGGTCAGTGTGCAGGCGTTTTACGGTCGGCCCGCCTATGCTGCCACGGTGGAACTGAGTCTCTATATTGCCCCGACTCATCAGCGGCAGGGCATTGGGACGCAACTCCTAGACCATGGCCTGGCGGAATGGCCGCGATTGGGGATTCAGACGCTGTTGGGGTTTGTGTTTGCCCATAATGAACCTAGTCTGAGGTTGTTGGAGCGGTTTCAGTTTCGAGAATGGGGGTATTTGCCCCGCGTGGCGCAGTTGGATGGGTGCGATCGCGATCTGGTCATCCTCGGTCGTCGCCTCACTCCCTAG
- the lepB gene encoding signal peptidase I produces MSKKPTNIWVESASVIGLSLFFSLVIRTFIAEARYIPSESMLPTLEVGDRLMIEKLSYRFHDPRRGEIIVFYPPDTAVKCDPLRPQAVPIRDAYIKRIVGLPGDTVEVRNSQVYINGDPLDEDYINAEPDYIYGPVTVEPDSYLVLGDNRNASCDSHVWGAVPEENIIGRAAVRFFPFNRMGTDF; encoded by the coding sequence ATGTCGAAGAAACCAACAAATATTTGGGTTGAAAGTGCCAGTGTGATTGGGTTGAGTCTCTTTTTCTCCCTGGTCATCCGTACCTTTATTGCTGAGGCCCGTTACATTCCCTCAGAATCGATGCTGCCGACCCTGGAAGTGGGCGATCGCCTCATGATCGAGAAATTATCCTATCGGTTTCATGATCCGCGTCGGGGTGAGATTATCGTGTTCTATCCCCCGGATACGGCGGTGAAATGCGATCCCCTCCGGCCCCAAGCAGTCCCCATTCGGGATGCCTACATCAAACGCATTGTGGGCTTACCCGGCGACACCGTAGAAGTCCGCAACAGCCAAGTCTATATCAACGGCGACCCCCTCGATGAGGACTATATCAACGCCGAGCCGGACTATATCTATGGCCCCGTGACCGTGGAGCCGGATAGTTATCTCGTGCTCGGCGATAACCGGAATGCGTCCTGTGATTCCCATGTGTGGGGGGCCGTGCCGGAAGAGAATATTATTGGCCGTGCCGCTGTGCGCTTTTTCCCGTTTAACCGTATGGGTACTGATTTTTAA
- a CDS encoding potassium channel family protein, whose protein sequence is MVHPEQSDRFTGVNEPNHPGFVDAIASAIADRLTPTDSHDLEVVAVASYPHYAGLIQARKLVSIGTGLLLVYAIANSFTPLWPPAIEFPLRFTVALCVIASGLGLIITLIVELFQGAGCDQEIQLRDQGQIIREYNFIPSLNQFTVVLLLLALGLLTIIFGFANFYSELVRQDPNHFQGLEAGFLAIYFSLVTFSTVGYGDIHPASVVARLAAVGEIFTAMFFSLVVISTTLSWVIAHKRQEHELAIKQRIRDRTIKPSHPVSP, encoded by the coding sequence ATGGTGCATCCGGAACAGTCTGATCGCTTCACGGGTGTGAACGAACCGAACCATCCAGGCTTTGTCGATGCGATCGCATCGGCCATTGCCGATCGCCTCACACCCACGGATTCCCACGATCTCGAAGTGGTCGCCGTCGCTAGCTATCCCCACTATGCGGGACTGATCCAAGCCCGGAAGCTGGTGAGCATTGGGACGGGGCTATTGTTGGTCTATGCGATCGCCAATAGTTTCACCCCCCTTTGGCCCCCAGCCATTGAATTTCCCCTCCGCTTCACCGTCGCCCTCTGTGTCATTGCCAGCGGCTTAGGCTTGATCATCACCCTCATCGTCGAACTCTTCCAAGGCGCAGGCTGTGATCAAGAAATTCAACTGCGCGACCAGGGGCAAATCATCCGCGAATATAATTTCATCCCATCGTTAAACCAGTTCACCGTTGTCCTGCTACTTCTCGCCCTGGGATTATTAACGATCATTTTTGGCTTTGCCAATTTTTATAGTGAACTCGTCCGCCAAGATCCCAACCATTTCCAAGGGCTTGAGGCGGGGTTTCTCGCGATTTATTTTTCCTTGGTGACGTTTTCCACCGTGGGCTATGGTGATATTCACCCCGCATCAGTGGTGGCCCGTTTGGCCGCCGTGGGGGAAATTTTCACCGCCATGTTTTTCAGCCTCGTGGTCATTTCCACAACCCTATCCTGGGTGATTGCCCATAAGCGTCAAGAGCATGAATTAGCGATTAAACAGCGGATTCGCGATCGCACCATCAAACCTTCGCACCCCGTTTCCCCATAA
- the guaA gene encoding glutamine-hydrolyzing GMP synthase translates to MIAILDFGSQYSELIARRIRETQVYSEVLSYRTTAEQLRQLNPKGIILSGGPSSVYDDYAPECDSELWDLDIPILGVCYGMQLMVKQLGGKVERAKQAEYGKAALMIDDPTDLLTNVTDGSTMWMSHGDSCSTLPEGFDVLAHTDNTACAAIAHHSRHLYGVQFHPEVVHSVDGIALIRNFVYHICNCDPTWTMETFVEEAIREIRARVGDRRVLLALSGGVDSSTLAFLLHEAIGDQLTCMFIDQGFMRKGEPERLMKIFDEQFHISVVYVHARDRFLTQLKGVTDPEEKRRLIGHEFIHVFEEESRKHGPFDYLAQGTLYPDVIESADTNVDPKTGERVAVKIKSHHNVGGLPQDLQFKLIEPLRKLFKDEVRNVARAIGLPEEIVRRHPFPGPGLAIRIIGEVTSERLNILRDADFVIRDEISKQGVYHDYWQAFAVLLPIRSVGVMGDQRTYAHPVVLRFVSSEDGMTADWSRVPYELLEIISNRIVNEVKGVNRVVYDITSKPPGTIEWE, encoded by the coding sequence ATGATCGCCATTCTGGACTTTGGTTCCCAATATTCAGAACTGATTGCCCGCCGGATTCGCGAAACCCAAGTGTATTCGGAAGTGCTGTCCTACCGCACCACCGCTGAACAACTGCGACAACTCAACCCCAAAGGGATTATCCTTTCCGGTGGCCCCAGTTCGGTCTACGACGACTATGCCCCCGAATGTGATTCAGAACTTTGGGATCTGGATATTCCCATCTTGGGGGTGTGCTATGGGATGCAGTTAATGGTGAAACAGTTGGGCGGCAAGGTGGAACGGGCCAAGCAAGCCGAATATGGCAAAGCGGCTTTGATGATTGATGATCCCACCGATCTGCTCACCAATGTCACCGATGGTTCGACGATGTGGATGAGCCATGGGGATTCCTGCTCGACGCTGCCGGAGGGGTTTGATGTGCTGGCCCATACAGACAATACGGCCTGCGCTGCGATCGCTCACCATAGCCGCCATCTCTACGGCGTGCAATTTCACCCGGAAGTGGTGCATTCCGTCGATGGAATCGCGTTGATTCGCAATTTTGTCTATCATATTTGTAATTGTGATCCCACTTGGACGATGGAAACCTTCGTCGAAGAAGCGATTCGCGAAATTCGGGCCCGCGTGGGCGATCGCCGCGTTCTTCTGGCGCTGTCCGGTGGCGTGGATTCGTCTACCTTGGCGTTTTTGCTCCATGAGGCGATCGGCGATCAACTCACCTGTATGTTCATTGACCAAGGCTTCATGCGCAAAGGCGAGCCAGAACGGTTGATGAAAATTTTTGATGAACAGTTCCACATTTCTGTGGTCTATGTGCATGCCCGCGATCGCTTCCTCACCCAGTTAAAAGGCGTGACCGATCCCGAAGAAAAACGCCGCCTGATCGGCCATGAATTTATCCACGTCTTTGAAGAAGAATCGAGAAAGCACGGCCCCTTCGATTACCTTGCCCAAGGCACACTCTACCCCGACGTAATCGAATCCGCCGACACCAACGTAGACCCCAAAACCGGGGAGCGTGTCGCCGTCAAAATCAAGAGCCATCACAACGTTGGCGGCCTGCCCCAAGACCTGCAATTTAAACTGATCGAACCCCTGCGCAAACTTTTCAAAGACGAAGTGCGCAATGTGGCGCGGGCGATCGGTCTGCCGGAAGAAATCGTCCGCCGTCATCCGTTCCCCGGCCCCGGTTTGGCGATTCGGATCATCGGTGAAGTGACCTCCGAACGCCTCAACATCCTGCGGGATGCGGATTTTGTGATTCGGGATGAAATCAGCAAGCAAGGGGTTTATCACGACTATTGGCAAGCCTTCGCGGTGTTGCTGCCGATTCGCAGTGTCGGGGTGATGGGGGATCAGCGCACCTATGCCCATCCGGTGGTGTTGCGGTTTGTGTCCAGTGAAGACGGTATGACGGCGGATTGGTCGCGGGTTCCCTACGAACTCCTCGAAATCATTTCCAACCGGATTGTCAATGAGGTGAAGGGGGTGAACCGGGTGGTCTATGACATCACCTCGAAGCCGCCGGGAACCATTGAATGGGAATAG
- the cbiD gene encoding cobalt-precorrin-5B (C(1))-methyltransferase CbiD gives MSDPRAGYTLPVFAAAAALAAVQQLQALPKIIPIAQVDLDLLEPPQRVSIPIEQIAPIAPDQVLAVTRSDPGDNLDLTRDMAIWAIASLTPDAPEPITILGGEGVGKQSDRSPAIYAYAHRLITAALAPHLQGQRITVQLILPTGRRLAERTSNAAFGVIEGLSLLGTTGISQPLSAPGQLTAYQDTLIAKAAQFDTLVFCIGENGLDLARTLGVNPEQQIKTANWLGPMLVTAAAVGLKSLLLFGYHGKLIKLAGGIFHTHHHLADGRLEIFTAHCAQVGVGGGLLRELFASATTEAALQHLRQVDQATGSDWVNRVYGSIAAAVDARTIAYIQKHGDRTPAVGSVLFDRDRHIIAQSPTGTAILTEVCYPDIHK, from the coding sequence ATGAGTGATCCCCGTGCTGGCTATACCTTACCTGTGTTTGCGGCGGCGGCGGCCTTGGCTGCGGTGCAACAGTTGCAGGCTTTACCGAAGATTATCCCGATCGCACAGGTAGACCTTGATCTCCTTGAACCGCCCCAACGGGTAAGCATTCCCATTGAACAGATCGCGCCGATCGCGCCTGACCAAGTCCTCGCCGTGACCCGCAGTGATCCGGGGGATAACCTCGACCTCACCCGTGATATGGCGATCTGGGCGATCGCATCTCTTACCCCCGATGCCCCGGAACCGATTACGATCCTCGGTGGGGAAGGGGTGGGGAAACAGAGCGATCGCAGCCCCGCCATTTACGCCTACGCCCATCGTCTGATCACCGCTGCCCTCGCCCCCCACCTCCAGGGCCAACGAATCACCGTGCAACTGATCCTCCCCACGGGCCGCCGGTTAGCCGAGCGCACCTCTAACGCCGCCTTTGGGGTGATTGAGGGTCTTTCGCTTCTCGGCACGACGGGGATCAGTCAACCCTTGAGCGCACCGGGTCAACTCACCGCCTACCAAGACACCCTGATCGCTAAGGCGGCTCAATTTGACACCCTTGTGTTTTGCATCGGCGAAAACGGTCTAGATTTAGCCCGCACCCTGGGGGTTAATCCGGAGCAGCAGATTAAAACCGCCAATTGGCTTGGCCCGATGCTGGTGACCGCTGCCGCAGTGGGGCTAAAATCCTTGCTGCTTTTTGGCTATCACGGCAAGTTAATCAAACTGGCGGGGGGGATTTTCCATACCCATCATCATCTCGCTGATGGGCGTTTAGAAATTTTCACGGCCCATTGTGCCCAGGTGGGGGTTGGGGGGGGATTGTTGCGGGAACTGTTCGCCAGTGCAACGACGGAAGCGGCGTTGCAGCACTTGCGACAGGTGGATCAGGCGACGGGGAGTGATTGGGTGAATCGGGTCTATGGGTCGATCGCGGCGGCGGTGGATGCTCGGACGATCGCGTATATTCAGAAGCACGGCGATCGCACCCCTGCGGTGGGTTCGGTGCTGTTTGATCGCGATCGCCACATCATCGCCCAGAGTCCAACTGGCACAGCTATCCTGACAGAGGTGTGCTACCCTGATATCCATAAATAA
- a CDS encoding Rpn family recombination-promoting nuclease/putative transposase: MPHPPVKYINPFTDYGFKRLFGEEPNKELLLDFLNELLKDEQGEIRSINYIKNEQVGSLELDRRAIFDLYCENEAGEKFIVELQKSKQKFFKDRALYYSTFPIRDQAPKNEWDYQLTAVYLVAILDFVFDEDKNDPDKYRYNIKLTDTETCKVFYDKLTFIYLEIPKFTKTIDQLETRFDKWLYVLRHLPEIQDIPEPLQEEIFTKLFDTAAIAKFTREQLRGYEDSLKYYRDLKNSMDTARAEGREEGITLGIQRTARSLLGQGIDDVVILQATGLTPEQLAQLKQDQ, from the coding sequence ATGCCACATCCCCCCGTTAAATACATCAATCCCTTCACCGACTACGGTTTTAAACGCCTCTTTGGGGAAGAACCAAATAAAGAACTGTTGTTAGATTTCTTAAACGAATTGCTCAAAGATGAACAAGGAGAAATTCGCTCGATTAACTATATTAAAAATGAGCAAGTTGGATCGTTAGAGTTAGATCGCCGTGCTATTTTTGACCTGTATTGCGAAAATGAAGCGGGCGAAAAATTTATTGTTGAACTCCAGAAAAGTAAGCAAAAGTTTTTTAAAGATCGTGCTCTCTATTATTCGACGTTTCCAATTCGCGACCAAGCCCCGAAGAATGAATGGGATTATCAACTCACCGCTGTTTATCTCGTCGCCATTCTAGACTTTGTTTTCGATGAAGACAAAAACGATCCCGATAAATATCGCTATAACATCAAGCTCACTGATACGGAGACTTGTAAAGTCTTTTATGACAAATTAACCTTCATTTATTTAGAAATCCCCAAATTCACAAAAACGATTGACCAGTTAGAAACACGCTTTGATAAATGGTTGTACGTGTTGCGACATTTACCGGAAATCCAAGATATTCCAGAACCCCTGCAAGAGGAAATTTTTACAAAACTGTTCGATACGGCAGCGATCGCCAAATTCACCCGCGAACAATTGCGAGGCTATGAAGACAGCTTAAAATACTATCGTGATTTAAAGAACTCGATGGACACCGCCCGCGCCGAAGGACGCGAAGAAGGCATTACGCTTGGTATCCAACGGACGGCTCGCTCGTTGTTGGGGCAGGGTATTGATGATGTGGTGATTCTGCAAGCAACGGGTTTAACGCCTGAGCAGTTGGCGCAACTGAAACAAGACCAATGA
- a CDS encoding YcjF family protein: MPLPRLITLIVGIGLILGMVLWLVDSIYRLYFQISFTAPLLANLLLLIVIILLGLLIYAFLYYFNLMARSPQARRARPMAQPPLEKTAAAGANLQAVRRQVQHIEDEVTKRSLLLRSREIEASLHQGEIKVVIFGTGSAGKTSLINGLIGQIVGDVGAAMGTTTIGRAYRLSLPGVEREIVLIDTPGILEAGIAGTERADQARALATEADLLVFVVDNDLRQSEYEPLCTLAEIGKRSLLALNKTDLYPPDEQAAILAHLTATVHPFIPASDVVAICAAPQPVTLADGNTAQPDPELLPLIKRLAAVLRAEGEDLMADNILLQSQRLGEEARRLLDLQRRRQADKIIDRYQWIGAGVLAVTPLPVVDLLATAAVNTQMVVELGKVYGCELNLERGRELALSLGKTLVSLGVVKGAVQLLSTALQFNVATYLVGKTIQGITAAYLTRIAGKSFIEYFRQDQDWGDGGMAEVVQRQFQLVKKEEFVKGFVKDAIAKVVAPIQDALPPPQEDDPEPLQLGAKLDPYPEPVSRDRWSSPRDDWETPLPRPRDDW, translated from the coding sequence ATGCCGTTGCCTCGTTTAATCACGTTAATAGTCGGCATTGGTCTGATTTTGGGAATGGTGCTGTGGCTGGTGGATTCAATCTATCGGCTCTATTTTCAGATTTCGTTTACCGCGCCGCTGTTGGCGAATTTGCTGCTGTTGATTGTGATTATTCTGTTGGGGCTGTTGATTTATGCGTTTTTGTATTATTTCAACCTGATGGCGCGATCGCCCCAAGCCCGTCGCGCTCGGCCCATGGCCCAACCTCCCTTAGAGAAAACCGCAGCGGCGGGGGCAAATCTGCAAGCGGTGCGGCGACAGGTGCAGCATATCGAGGACGAGGTGACGAAGCGATCGCTCCTGTTGCGATCGCGAGAAATCGAAGCCAGTTTGCACCAAGGCGAAATTAAAGTGGTGATTTTTGGCACCGGTTCGGCGGGGAAAACCTCCCTGATTAACGGCCTCATTGGTCAAATTGTCGGCGATGTGGGGGCGGCGATGGGAACCACCACCATCGGCCGCGCCTATCGCCTCAGTTTGCCCGGTGTGGAGCGCGAGATCGTCCTGATCGACACCCCCGGCATCCTCGAAGCGGGGATCGCCGGGACGGAACGCGCCGACCAGGCCCGCGCCCTCGCCACTGAAGCGGATCTGCTCGTTTTCGTCGTGGACAATGACCTGCGCCAATCGGAATACGAACCCCTCTGCACCCTAGCGGAAATTGGCAAGCGATCGCTCCTCGCCCTCAACAAAACCGACCTCTACCCCCCCGACGAACAGGCCGCCATCCTCGCCCACCTCACCGCCACCGTTCACCCCTTCATTCCCGCCTCGGACGTGGTAGCCATCTGCGCCGCCCCCCAACCCGTCACCCTCGCCGACGGCAACACCGCCCAACCCGACCCCGAACTGCTGCCCCTGATCAAACGCCTCGCCGCCGTCCTCCGCGCCGAAGGCGAAGACCTGATGGCGGACAATATCCTCCTACAATCCCAACGCTTGGGCGAAGAAGCCCGCCGCCTCTTGGATCTCCAACGCCGTCGCCAAGCCGATAAAATCATCGATCGCTACCAATGGATTGGGGCGGGGGTGTTGGCGGTCACGCCGCTGCCGGTGGTGGATCTGTTGGCGACGGCGGCGGTGAATACACAGATGGTGGTGGAGTTGGGGAAGGTGTACGGCTGTGAGTTGAATCTGGAGCGGGGGCGGGAGTTGGCCCTGTCCCTCGGAAAAACTCTGGTGAGTTTGGGGGTCGTGAAAGGGGCGGTGCAATTACTTTCAACGGCGTTACAGTTCAACGTAGCGACCTATTTGGTGGGGAAAACAATCCAGGGGATCACGGCGGCCTATTTAACCCGGATTGCGGGAAAAAGTTTTATTGAATATTTCCGCCAGGATCAAGATTGGGGCGATGGCGGTATGGCGGAGGTGGTGCAGCGGCAGTTTCAACTGGTGAAAAAAGAGGAGTTTGTCAAAGGGTTTGTCAAGGATGCGATCGCCAAAGTCGTCGCCCCGATCCAAGATGCTCTCCCCCCGCCCCAAGAAGACGATCCCGAACCGCTGCAACTGGGGGCTAAACTCGATCCCTACCCCGAACCCGTCTCCCGCGATCGCTGGTCATCGCCCCGCGACGATTGGGAAACCCCACTCCCTCGCCCCCGCGATGATTGGTAA